TAAGCGGTGTATTATATCACATAAGAAATATTGCAAGTCGCTCCATTACAACTTTACAAGTTAAGCAAGTAATCgatatattttaatcaaagaGTGGAAAAAGATTtgttatacttatatataaatgtggCAATGTGAGCCTAATAATACCAAGGATGGGTTCTCACAAATTACAGAGTTTAATTCTTAGTTAATTGACAAATTGAACGAGGGTACATAATAGTAGTATAGTACGATCTAATATTAGATGCTGAtgcattaaaccaaaaaaaaagaaaaaaaaaagtagatgcTACAGTGCTATTATATTTATAGGTTAGGGTGTGTGTGTCTAGAAACCTAGGGTAGCACAGATCTGTCCAAACAGAGATCGAGAATCCATAAAACGAAGGAAGGGCACAAGTGTTCAATGAAACATGTTTCTGTTTAGGAAAGTGCGAGAACTCAGTcctatggtggtggtggtggcaggCCAAACTCTGATTCtcctcttttcaattttttttttttaatcttcaagTTATTACTATTGTTATTGTGCCCTCTTGTCACTGTACTAGTATTATTGATTATTTCGCAACCCAATACTAATACCCTACAGCTTTATCCATTCCAATACGCGTGTCTACGGGACTCTACTACCACCTCTTTCCTCAACATTGCAACatcaaaacatttattataaataacactttgtaagcttttttttagttcttgtttgtttcaaagaaaaaactatttgtttctactaatatatatatatttttttttacctttttttatataaacaaacattagtatttgtttataattattttttattaggaAGTGTATACTgtgaataatatatttaattgctAGTAAACAATCTTAAAATATATCTTTGCTCGTggaatttgtttaaaaaaatcatgaaatagaaagaatagcaaatttaaacttttatattcaaaaaaattcattagAGATAAAGGAAAATATGGATTATGTTCTGGCTTTCTTTTCTCTCCcattgataagaaaaaaaccaaaaaaaaaaaaaaaaaacaaaaaggtcaaaagaaaccctaattagaATTTACTTTCTTAATAACCTACCTTTTTTCCTATTCTAAAATGCCTAATTTTACTTTCCCTTTTTTTCCCCTAAAAATTTCCCcggaaaataaacaaaaaaattacccTGCCACGTCATCTACCCGGAGTTAAAAACTCTCCGGTCACCGGGATACAAAAACTAggcacattcttcttcttctaagttTTTAACCAAACTTTCTCGGgaaaattttcaaagaaaaatcctagaaaataaaGGCTTCGATTCTGTTTTTCTTGGGGGTGTTACAGATCGGACAAAGAACAAGCCCTTCCTCACAATCTGTGCAGCAACAGAGATGCCTACACGGCAGAAACAGAACTCTCGTGACTCCATTAGAACCGCAATTGCAgcaactactactactaccactcatcttcttctccgccGGAAAACTATCCCCGTCTCCGCCGCAAAACGACCCTTCGTCGTCCACCTCTGCAGCACCAGCGTCGTGACACGTGGCGGCTCTCTCACGGACCTGTTCGAGCGTTGAGTTAAGAGTCTGCACCATAGCTTCGTTCTCACGAGCCAATCTCTGCCACGTTTGATTCTCCGTTTCCATCTTCCTCAGCAGATCCTCGAGTTCCATGTTCTTGCTCAACGCTTTCGacatttcttcttccttctggtTCATCAAAACCAAAGCTTTGCTTTCCATTTTCCTTAAGATCATCTCCATCTCTCGCTTCTTCTGTTCTTGCAACACATACCTCAGCCTCTCGTTCtgttttcagaaaacaaaaagattgaaactttatcaCTATCCATGATTccaaaatcgaaactttatGGTTTTTTGATTACAGAATAAAACGAACCTGTATCTTGATGAACTGATCGAtctcttgtttctgtttttccataTGAGCGGCTAAAAAGTTCTGAGGACGagactgttgttgttgttgttgaggttgatgatgttgatgatgaaacagAGCTTGCTGGTTGAACTCTTTCTGCGACTGGAGATGATTGAGATAAAACTGACCGTTACCGATTCCGATtccaccattgttgttgttaaccAAAGAAAACTCAGACCCACCAAACCCGATTTGATTCGCGTTCGAAGCGTTGTAACTCAACTGCGCTTGTATTGCCATCTCTtggaacaacaaaaaaaaagaaaagctttgatttttgtcttttttttgttccgaTCAAAGGACGATGACCAAAgaatagagagggagagaagtAAAACCGATTAATAAAGAGGAGGAGGGAATCAAAAAGGAGGAAACCGAGTCAGATATATGTGTCTCTGATAAACATATACAATGCATGTAACCTCTCCTCTGCAcacacacaatatatatatatatatatatatttatctttgtcGATGagaatagaagaaaaaagatgaaggGAGGAGTTAAAGTAACTGAAAAAAAGTTAGAATAGGAGTGGCAGAGAGAGATaggacttttttgtttttggggttaCTCTAGGTCATATCATCATCTCTTAATGCTTATCtgacaattaaaattattatatatagagagagagatggtttAAGTATAATATTAGCACTAAAGAAACGACGTACACATGCTGGTTATGTGACTGAACTATCTTTTATCTTTCCAAGGTCAGAGATTTTGCCAGAGccgttttgtctttttatttagtactgctttttaattttttctctcttcagcTTTTTCGATAATGTGAAagacaaatattatatacaaagtCCAAGTGGAATTATGGCAGGGgcacagagttttttttttttttttttttttttttttttttttttttttttttttttttttttttttttttttttNATTGATAACCTCTGAATTGGTCAGTTGGGTCATCTGGAACGcctgaattatttgattttttttgttctattttttaccacctttttttagtctttttctaattatgaagtttttttttttgtttgtaattttctttagtCAAACGATGGCTGATTTACCCATTATTTTGTTCTAGAAATGGTTATGCCATTATAAGGAAAACAACAACCATATATACACCAGTTGTTACAAAATCCTTGatgttaaggtttttttttttctttctttcttcttttttcttgttgttatcCACAACCATAGGCTTAAATTTAGATGTgcacaaggaaaaaaaacaaaattggaaaaAGACAATATTTATGTATTACATAATGTATATTTTACAGCTAATTATTCTGGctcttaattaatatatataaaacaaacatagaCATACTTCTTTTTagaatttatgatattattatttgctgtatatttaatatattgagATATCAtagcatatatattaatatattaagatATCATAgcataattttcatttttatctggATACTTCTTTGCAATTTTCGAGGAAGTGtataaatcaaaatagaaaatttcaGAGACATTgacttttataaaatgtttggttaactgaaattaattaaaacgcggtatattttaatttaattcaaattcaATGAGATCATAGTATCCAAAATGCTTTCTTTGACTACTAAAATTTCTGGTCAAATATGGTTTAAGAGGttcttcacaaaatcactaaattgataatatattattgttttctttaatttatgttaaGCTTAAGATAAAGAAAGTGAAATCTATCTTATATGTATCCGTCGCAAATCATTGAGAAATTATTAATATACGTGGAGaccaaagttatatatatacacaaaatttgattatttttatttgtttgactgGATTCAGATTAAGATCCATATTATAAGTGTCCttttgttcatatttcattGTTAAGAAAGTGTGGCCATGCGACGGGTTTAGTCTAAGGCGATAAACCCGCAACCGCATTAGTCATTCTTATGGGTTAACCGTTTCAATACCCACACACTTATGATTGTGCATATACTTAATCAGGTCTACTTATATATACAGTACTTTTAACGTCACATATAttggaaaacataaaatggAGCCAAAAGTTCTAAGGTGAGGTGCCATTTGATTCGCTCAACATTATATATATCCTAAGTACCCTAACCGAGATCAATATGCATGCGGGCATGCCTATTATCTTTTGCTACAACATGGAACCATTGCAAAATAGATGCATACCACGTTAGGAAAATGCAACTGTTTATGGTTGTATTAgaattattttctctatttcagtttatttatataatggATTGGCTTTTGGAcggtaagaaaagaaaacatggaGAGAAGGGTCCATATTTATGAAGTATGACATAATACATGCTAGAGGAATGGTGCAAACCATGTGATATTTCAACTATTGTGTGTCTCTCATTAATaagtatttttatattatagtacATGATTTAGATATTGGATGACTTAGAGACACTTGTTGGCTATTATTGCTATCATCCGAGTGTGTGTCGCCTGTTTCTTGGGAGGTGGATGTGTTGCTTTGTTTCCCCcgcaaaaattaaaaattatattgatatatcaagaaataagaaaaggaCAAAGTACTCACAAGAAACCCCCCAAAAATTTCCACCTCTCGTATCTACCGACACGTTTCCGATGCATTGCATCTTCCACATATCCATAACCCAATACTTGCTTAGCAATATATTCACGAATTGTACGACGCTAATCCCACTTTCTTATAACGTTACATTGGGTGATAACTTAGTACACACGTGATGCAAGACCCTTTGAACGTTATATGGACGCCGCTTAATCTTATGGCACCGATAGATCGGCGTGTATTTAATTTGCTTCTCACACACGTAGGGACCGGTGGAAAATTCACCTTTTGGTTTTGGATCTTAAAGAAGTAATCAGGAAAGTAGAAACCCATCACacgaaaattatataaacatgtGGTACAATCACTTAAACAACCACAAGATTCGGCCACGAGACTATTGAAACCTAAAGGCTCTCAAAAGCCTAGCAgtatttttacattaattttcGAGTCAGATTTAGGCCTTTTCCCCAAATCAGATTATAGTAATAAACAAAACAGTCGCTACAAACTTTACAGTgaaaaaaacatgttacaaTACTTACCCAGTGAGAGCATGTAACtaatgttttggagaagtaGTTATTATTAGCTTCAATCGCAATTCCATCCCATTGCTGTTGCAAAATGTGTGGCTGAGCTGCATAGTCTCATTTAATTCATTAGACCTGTATAGTAAGTCGTTTAATTATTTTCGTTTCACATCTGCATACatttgttaaaaacaaacagAGGAGTTGTTGAATTCCTAGCCACCATTAGTTATTACTAATATATACTTTATCTGGCATCATCACTTCGTACCGACCATGTTTGAATGATATATAATCACACGGATACATCATTATGactaattatgatatatatagttcattgttttcttatgtAGGTAATTAGTTTATTAGCGAGATGTGTAATTTTGATATCGATGGACGTTAGGAAATTAACGGATGACAACAAAGTGGTCataaatcactataaattaGGGGCTTCTCGATTATTTTATCGAAAAGTTTCTCGAACGTTTCGTGTTTTGTGGTGAAAACAGACATTAACCTAATTTACTTTTGAAAATCCTTGCACAAAACGACACCGACAACTTTTTGTGTATTTCATCCTAGATgatatttaaatatctaaacGAAGCTCGTAAATATTACTCAAGCCGTCGTGTTTactatgaaatatttgttttaaaaatgcGTGTTGATGTAGCATAATGTAAAAGCATGCCacggaaaaaagaaagaaagtaaaagcATGCGTGTATTAAAGCCTTACATTGCGTTCGATCAAATCGTCACATACGCATCGTGGCACACCCACCACTCTCGTTTCCAAAACCAGTTCCAAGATTTTGTCGAATGGTCCAATTCCAGACCGTTTAATACTTATTCTCAAACATTAAACCGAGAACATGTTTCCGTATTTCTAACGTAGAGtgaaataaatatactatactTCAAATTTAAAGTTTAGGTTTCACGCTAAATTATGAATACATGTACTTAAACTTGGGTTTGcgtaaaaaatatttgaagcACTTAATAATTAAAGAGACTGTAACTATTACGGGACTGCTGGTATTGTACTGTACGTTTTCGAAAACGCAAAGGAAGcaaaagtttttgcatttgcCTCTTTGCGTAGCTTGTCTTACTCTTTTGTACCCCGTACAACTGTTATATCACTTTCCTCCATCGCTCTATGTCTTTTTCGTTCATTATCGACTTATcttaatatcttatatatataggcttTAGGAGTACTTGTAAAATTCATTTCAAATATGGTTCTATAGTgggcttttttaaaaaacatttcatattttttgcatATATGTAATTAGAGTATGGTAAAATTACatagaaacaataaaaatcataaatgtaGCTTACCAGTCAATATACAAAGACTTAAAAGTaccaatataattaatttcattacTAATTATTTTCCTTGAGAAAGTCTACgggacaacataaaatattgaataattttTGTCTATAGTCCTACCAATTGCAATGATATTGAATCCCTTACAAAGAATACAAATTTCAGTCACCACCTACTACGCAATATTCAcaccaaattttgtttataaatatatattttaaaaaattgttcgAGAAAGGACTGTGCATCATTATATATCAGCTATAACGTCTCAACATGCAGGCGATAAAATAAGCCTTGGCCCTCGCTGTCGCCAATAGGCGTTTGCTATCGGACTTCGGTACGTTCGGATATCACCAACGGCATTCAAagccatatatatacatatattacgTTATGGCCTATGGATTACCAATATATAAGTATGTACATTACATTTAGACGTACGTTAGAGATTAcgtatatttagttatttactaTATGTATACATAATATACAATACTTGGGTTCGAGTTCCCAGTATGAATGACAAccaaaatatagtatatatttcaCCGATGCCTACATATGTAAGGTATCATTGACTGCATTACAGATCCTGCATTGTCGCATATGTTGTAAACACATGGTCCATACTCCATCGTTCCAACTGATTAAATGATATACGAATCTGTCTATATTGTCCACGTCGATAAATGcccaaatatataattaactctTTCACAAACCACACATCTACGATATGGATATACATACAAAGAAAGTTCACGATACAAAACCAGTAAATTATAGATTTCGGAGTTTAGTGAAAACCACTAAATTGGAAcacattttcttgattttaactATTACTATGAGAAAATTAATGGGATTAAAAaagtgatacaaaaaaaaaacggagaAAAGAGATTAGGGTTAGACCATGATTATGGGTGGGTTCACGCTGGAGTTCTTAatgttttgatgaaaaaaataaatcagaaaaaaaaaaaatataagatctcctcttatatagtatactaGATCATGGGTTAAGAGACTGCTACGTGTCAGCTGTCTGTTGGGCGAacagaaaatacaaaatgaaaaaaaaaatcatccgattgattttattatttttcctctctctctctctctctctctctctctctctctcgattggAATCTCCGAAACAAGAAAACGGTTTGGAATCAGAAGCTTCATGGGTTTGAATCGAAGGACCGAGAATGGTTTGGATTCAGTTGGGAATGAAGAGAAGGCGATTCGATGGgattggagagaagaagattagtAGCGATGGCGATTTGGAAGCTAATCGCCAATTGCATGATTCGAGGTTCAGTCGAATAAATTGGAAGAGATTGAAGCAATTGGAATCACAAGGTACGTTTGTTAGTACAATTGCATGAATCACAGATTGTTTTatgattagggttctttgattttcGATCTCAAATTAGGGTTATTTGATGTTAGttagaaaattagggatttgCGTATAAGCCTTGTGATTTTGGAGTTGTTATACTTTATCAGATGTTTGATTGAGACTCAAGATGATTTTGTTATGTTATAGAGATCACTGATTcgtattttgttctgtttttgttgattatGTAGATGgatatgttttttgttctgtcATAGCTTTGATAACCTTGAGTTAAGTATTAATGATTGAGACTCAAGATGATTTTGTTATGTTATAGAGATCACTGATGccttttttgttctgttttcatgATTATGTAGATggatatgtttttgttctgtCTTAACATTGATAACCTTCGGTTAAGTATTAATGATTGAGAGTTTAGCATTTTGTTTCGTTATAGAGATCACTGATGCGCTAATACACTTATGTTTTTCATGATTATGTAGATGGAAAGACTGATTACAGGAGAAGGATCCGTATTATCAACCAAGACATGAACAAGTACAATAAAGCGAGTACCAATCTCTTTGTTGTCCGGTTTACCAACAAAGACAAGAACAAGTACAATACATTAGGTTGCTGGTGAGGACAATACATCAAGGTTTTGAGTTCTATATCTTTATTTTAGTTAAGCATgtgatgtttgtttttctttctaactttttttttttaattcattcttTAACAGCTTAAAGAAAGCTAGATGATGAGTATAGAGTCCTTGTGTCTGTTCGGCCATCAATGAAGGTAATTTATTATCCTTCTCTTCCTTAATTTACTTGGTGTTAGTTTAGGTATGAGTCGATGTCATTGCTTTCGGATGGTGGTTGTGATTAATACGCTTATGTCATTGATGTCATTGCTTTAGTATTTGTTGCTTTGTGCGCTTATGTCACTTGAGGCTTTATTAAATATGTATGTGTACTTGATGGTTTGTGTTAGGTAAAAACTTGATGCTTTGTTAAATATGTATGTGTACTTGATGCTTTGTGTTAGGTAAACACttagtttcaaaatttaaaccatTTACCAATCTCTTTAACACACAAGTTCTTTCTTTATAAACCCATTACCAATCTCTTTAACCCACAAAAGTAAATAACACCTAAACATTAAAAACCCTTTAGCAATCTCTTTCTCACGATATGGATTCTGACGACTCTTTGAATCCATATCTTCCCTCCTCTAGCTATATGAACCTCTTACACAGCCAACTTGATAACCAAAACCTTGAATACACTCCTCTTGATAGTCCATGTTCTGAAACTCCATCTGAACCTGCATCCCCTCAAGAAAACCGTAAGTCAAGGAATGCATGGTTACCAACAGATGATATCATGTTGGTCAGTGCTTGGCTTAATACTAGCAAAGATCCGATTACTTCCAACCAGCAAAGACTTGCATCCTTTTGGGGGAGGATTGCAAAATACTTTGCATCCTGTCCGAATGCTGATGGTCGGCCAAAGAGAGAGGCGAGTCACTGTAAGCAGAGGTGGGGGAGGATAAACGAATTGGTGTGCAAGTTTGTTGGATGTTATGAAGCTGCAACTAGGGAGAAGTCGTCAGGAcagaatgaagatgatgtgatGAAGTTAGCACATCAGATCTACTTTAATGATCATGGACAGAAGTTTACCTTGGAGCATGCATGGCGAGACTTAagatacaaacaaaaatgatgTGCCTCCATGTCTATTAAAGGTACTGGAGTGAAAAGGGGAAGAGTGAGTATTGATGGGTCTGAACAGGATGCACACCATCCGATTGATGTGGATGAACCATTGCCCCGTCCTACTGGTGTTAAGGCTGCCAAGGGGAGGTCCAAAAAAAGCTCAAACACCCAACCTAttgatgtggaggaagatggAAAAGCTAACTTGGAGGTTCAGTTGGAGCGTGTCTCTAGGATGTATGAGATGAAGCAGAAGGACTTTGAATTGAAAGAGAAGGAGTTTGctatgaagaaggagaatatcAAGTATGTGATGCTTGAAAATCTGATTTCTAAAAAGGATACACTAACTGAATCAGAAAAAGCTCTCAAGGAAAAGCTAATTGATGACATGATGTCATCAGGTTGAATTTTAAAGAATGTAGTGTTTGTATTAACTATGTCATTGTCTTTGTAGTGTTTTATGCATGCGAATGTAGTGTTTTATGTATTCGAATGTTTGTGTCAATTT
The sequence above is a segment of the Camelina sativa cultivar DH55 chromosome 10, Cs, whole genome shotgun sequence genome. Coding sequences within it:
- the LOC104716630 gene encoding probable BOI-related E3 ubiquitin-protein ligase 2 isoform X2 — protein: MAIQAQLSYNASNANQIGFGGSEFSLVNNNNGGIGIGNGQFYLNHLQSQKEFNQQALFHHQHHQPQQQQQQSRPQNFLAAHMEKQKQEIDQFIKIQNERLRYVLQEQKKREMEMILRKMESKALVLMNQKEEEMSKALSKNMELEDLLRKMETENQTWQRLARENEAMVQTLNSTLEQVRERAATCHDAGAAEVDDEGSFCGGDGDSFPAEKKMSGSSSSCCNCGSNGVTRVLFLPCRHLCCCTDCEEGLVLCPICNTPKKNRIEAFIF
- the LOC104716630 gene encoding probable BOI-related E3 ubiquitin-protein ligase 2 isoform X1 — encoded protein: MHCICLSETHISDSVSSFLIPSSSLLIEMAIQAQLSYNASNANQIGFGGSEFSLVNNNNGGIGIGNGQFYLNHLQSQKEFNQQALFHHQHHQPQQQQQQSRPQNFLAAHMEKQKQEIDQFIKIQNERLRYVLQEQKKREMEMILRKMESKALVLMNQKEEEMSKALSKNMELEDLLRKMETENQTWQRLARENEAMVQTLNSTLEQVRERAATCHDAGAAEVDDEGSFCGGDGDSFPAEKKMSGSSSSCCNCGSNGVTRVLFLPCRHLCCCTDCEEGLVLCPICNTPKKNRIEAFIF
- the LOC104719976 gene encoding uncharacterized protein LOC104719976, with product MDSDDSLNPYLPSSSYMNLLHSQLDNQNLEYTPLDSPCSETPSEPASPQENRKSRNAWLPTDDIMLVSAWLNTSKDPITSNQQRLASFWGRIAKYFASCPNADGRPKREASHCTGVKRGRVSIDGSEQDAHHPIDVDEPLPRPTGVKAAKGRSKKSSNTQPIDVEEDGKANLEVQLERVSRMYEMKQKDFELKEKEFAMKKENIKYVMLENLISKKDTLTESEKALKEKLIDDMMSSG